A genomic stretch from Erysipelothrix sp. HDW6C includes:
- a CDS encoding cell wall metabolism sensor histidine kinase WalK, giving the protein MTIKQRFILSYLSSFAISIVAMLAIVAMVFAATLGEIPSPANFYKMLTVQRGLTKVESDAFLKLSRVVQRSPELITVPFNEELTTIIDDIEANNLKVVIRKNNTFPYYTNGLVLASLEVHAPEYEIHNFEPIGTLDNNGKLYRYVKNDFHYLDGSVGSIVVLNRETTLFEVFSKWGIGIIIAILAAAIALASTINRKLKKSTIDPIETLEFAMQQVSDENDLNQLLEEFPQDNISKDIAQLQVRFKEMWQQLQSLEKLRDADEANRIALIANISHDLRTPITSIIGYIEGLLEGVAATPEKQHHYLKTVHQKANDLNNLIETLFLYSKLEHQELNFDTKPINLIELLESIVYDYDESKPKPILIYEGESLMIDADAFHLRRAFVNIIENSIKFTDPEKTEAIIEIQITKTDESLVVTLSDNGKGIDENDLPFIFDRFYRGEKSRFATVPGSGLGLGIVKQIIDRHKGFISITSTFTIGTEVRITLPRVRKHL; this is encoded by the coding sequence ATGACAATTAAACAACGCTTTATACTATCGTACTTAAGCTCGTTCGCTATCTCAATTGTCGCCATGCTTGCTATAGTCGCAATGGTGTTTGCTGCGACATTAGGAGAAATACCTTCACCTGCTAACTTCTACAAAATGCTCACCGTCCAAAGAGGGCTAACTAAAGTTGAAAGTGATGCATTTCTTAAGTTAAGTAGAGTTGTACAGCGATCTCCTGAACTTATAACGGTTCCTTTCAATGAAGAATTGACGACTATCATTGATGATATTGAAGCGAACAATTTGAAAGTTGTTATACGGAAGAACAATACTTTCCCCTATTATACCAATGGATTAGTCCTGGCTTCTCTTGAGGTGCATGCCCCAGAATACGAAATTCACAACTTCGAACCCATTGGAACCCTCGATAATAATGGAAAACTCTATCGCTATGTCAAGAATGACTTCCATTACCTTGATGGCAGTGTCGGAAGTATCGTCGTTCTTAATCGTGAAACAACCCTCTTCGAAGTTTTCTCAAAGTGGGGAATTGGAATTATTATAGCAATACTAGCTGCTGCAATAGCACTCGCAAGTACGATTAATCGCAAGTTAAAGAAATCAACCATTGATCCTATCGAAACTTTGGAGTTCGCAATGCAACAGGTTTCTGACGAAAATGATTTGAATCAATTACTTGAAGAATTTCCGCAAGATAACATATCAAAGGATATCGCTCAGTTACAAGTACGTTTTAAAGAAATGTGGCAACAATTACAGTCTCTTGAGAAACTACGCGATGCCGATGAAGCAAATCGAATCGCATTGATTGCAAATATATCTCATGATCTGAGAACTCCAATTACATCAATAATCGGCTATATTGAGGGATTACTCGAAGGCGTGGCGGCAACCCCTGAGAAACAACACCATTATCTTAAGACAGTGCATCAAAAGGCAAATGACCTGAACAATCTAATCGAAACTCTGTTTCTCTATTCAAAGTTAGAGCATCAGGAACTTAACTTTGACACTAAGCCTATAAATTTAATCGAACTACTTGAATCAATTGTATACGACTATGATGAATCCAAACCAAAGCCAATCCTTATATATGAGGGTGAGTCTTTAATGATCGACGCTGACGCATTTCATTTACGCAGAGCATTTGTAAATATCATTGAGAACAGTATAAAATTTACTGACCCTGAAAAAACAGAAGCAATCATCGAGATACAAATTACAAAAACAGACGAGTCTCTTGTTGTCACACTATCAGATAATGGCAAAGGAATCGATGAGAACGACTTACCATTTATTTTCGACCGTTTTTATCGGGGTGAAAAGTCAAGATTTGCAACAGTTCCTGGATCTGGTTTAGGCTTGGGCATTGTAAAACAAATTATCGATAGACATAAAGGATTCATATCAATAACAAGTACATTTACTATAGGAACTGAGGTAAGAATTACTTTACCCAGAGTGAGGAAGCACCTATGA
- a CDS encoding response regulator transcription factor → MKDRVLIVEDDSSIAELQKDYLEMYDYEVIIENDGQRGLVLALKETFDLIILDVMLPSLSGFEICTQIRKAKNTPIIFLSAKSEDVSKIKAFGMGADDYILKPFSPSELVARVKAHISRYKILTESTNTGDIIKYDNLTLDISAHKVTIDEILINLTSKEFALLAYILTNPNRVLSKEQIFEAVWDMESYDSNLSTVIVHMKRLREKLKNGGLSIFPIETIRGSGYRFNL, encoded by the coding sequence ATGAAAGATAGAGTTTTAATTGTTGAGGACGACTCAAGTATTGCTGAATTGCAAAAGGATTATTTGGAGATGTATGACTACGAAGTGATCATTGAAAATGACGGTCAGCGCGGGTTAGTACTCGCCTTGAAGGAAACCTTTGATTTAATTATTCTTGACGTAATGTTACCATCACTTTCTGGATTTGAAATATGCACGCAAATTAGAAAAGCTAAGAATACTCCGATTATCTTTCTATCAGCGAAAAGTGAAGATGTTAGTAAAATTAAGGCTTTCGGAATGGGTGCCGATGACTATATTCTGAAACCATTCAGTCCTAGCGAACTCGTTGCGAGAGTCAAAGCTCACATCAGCAGATATAAAATTCTTACAGAATCAACGAATACTGGGGATATAATTAAGTATGATAACCTCACCCTAGATATTTCTGCGCATAAAGTGACTATCGATGAAATTCTAATTAATCTGACATCAAAAGAATTCGCCCTTCTTGCTTATATTCTCACCAATCCCAACCGTGTTCTAAGTAAAGAACAGATTTTTGAGGCAGTCTGGGACATGGAGTCTTATGATTCCAATCTCTCAACGGTAATTGTACATATGAAACGACTGCGTGAAAAATTGAAAAATGGCGGCCTAAGTATTTTCCCCATCGAGACGATTCGCGGCAGTGGTTACCGGTTTAATTTGTAA